Genomic window (Arcobacter sp. F2176):
ATTTAAAATTGAATTTATATCTGCTTTTTTAAAGTGTGAATTCAATAAGTACTCTTTGAAATTTATAGAATAAATTTCTTTATTTTTTTCACTCTTTGGTAGTATTATGTCTCCTTTACTTGAAACTAAATAAATATTGAAGAACTCATTTTTCATTAAGTAGTTAAAAACTTCATCTATAACAATATTCATCATGATAAAGCCTTTTTTATTATCATTTTTATCATAAACAGTTTTTGCTACTATTATTGTTGTCATTTTGGATTTAGATGATTTATTAATATTTGAAATACCAAGTTTTCCATTATTTAAATTAATAAAGGTTTTAAAATAATCAGTATTGGCTTTATTCTCTAATTGATTTTTAGGTGTTGCACTTATAGATTTATTTTTAGAAGATAAATCTTTTTTGATTTTAATTCTTTCATTACCTTTTAAATCTATATAACTTAATTGAAAAATAGAGGAATCTGTATTTATAAGTGCTGAAAATAAATTTTCACTATTTTTTACACTTTCTTTATTATTTATATAGTCTTGAAAGGTTTGATTGTTTGATAGAGTATTTAAAGTAACTTTGTTTGAGTTTATTATATTAGTTAAGTATCTTTTCTTTTCTAAAAAAACGATATCAAAATTTTTGTTTGAGATGCTATCAATATTTGATTTATTTGTTATAGAATCATAAATATAAATTGCACTTACCAAAATAAGTACAGATAAGAAATAAAAAAATAAAAAATTAGCTTTATAACTTGATTTCAAAATTGATACCCTTAACTCTTTCTTATTGTTATACTACAAAAAAGAACTTTAAAAGTACCAATTTTATCATAATTAAAATTATTTAACTATTTGATTTGCAAGTGCTTCCATATCAGCCTCACTTAAAGATGTAACTTGTCCAGTCATTAGACTTTTTAGTGGTCCACCATAAG
Coding sequences:
- a CDS encoding cache domain-containing protein — protein: MKSSYKANFLFFYFLSVLILVSAIYIYDSITNKSNIDSISNKNFDIVFLEKKRYLTNIINSNKVTLNTLSNNQTFQDYINNKESVKNSENLFSALINTDSSIFQLSYIDLKGNERIKIKKDLSSKNKSISATPKNQLENKANTDYFKTFINLNNGKLGISNINKSSKSKMTTIIVAKTVYDKNDNKKGFIMMNIVIDEVFNYLMKNEFFNIYLVSSKGDIILPKSEKNKEIYSINFKEYLLNSHFKKADINSILN